The following coding sequences lie in one Saccharomyces mikatae IFO 1815 strain IFO1815 genome assembly, chromosome: 10 genomic window:
- the UTP18 gene encoding Utp18p (similar to Saccharomyces cerevisiae UTP18 (YJL069C); ancestral locus Anc_1.305), translated as MATTAMNVNVPPPDEEEQLLAKFVFGDTTDLQENLAKFNADFIFNEQEMDIEDQEDDGADFEGSEDDEAQNSNLDHVNNDQLFFVDDGNSEDTQNKNEDAMDVDEEDNSSSDDYSDDDEAAWVDSDDERIKVPILTTNKTKKLRSSYNESIINGVHYINRLRSQFEKIYPRPKWVDDESDSGTDEEEDDEEESSNNVINGDINALTKILSTTYNYKDTLSNSKLLPPKRLDILRLGDANASHPSHSAIQSLSFHPSKPLLLTGGYDKTLRIYHIDGKTNHLVTSLHLVGSPIQTCTFYAALSNQNQQNIFTAGRRRYMHSWDLSLENLTQSQTAKIEKFSRLYGHESTQRSFENFKMAHFQNVQTNSVHGIILLQGNNGWVNILHATSGLWLMGCKIEGVITDFCVDYQPLSHNKFRTILVAVNTYGEVWEFDLNNNGNVIRRWKDQGGVGITKIQLGGGTTAISPARQINKIKQNRWLAVGSESGFVNLYDRNSTTTSSVPAPVASLDQLTTTISNLQFSPDGQILCIASRAIKDALRLVHLPTCSVFSNWPTSGTPLGKVTSVTFSPSGELLAVGNEQGKVRLWKLNHY; from the coding sequence ATGGCAACCACGGCAATGAATGTTAATGTTCCTCCAccagatgaagaagaacaactACTAGCCAAGTTTGTATTCGGTGATACAACAGATCTACAAGAAAACCTCGCTAAATTCAATGctgatttcattttcaatgaacaagaaatggaCATTGAAGATCAAGAAGATGACGGTGCTGATTTTGAAGGTAGTGAGGATGATGAAGCACAGAATAGTAACTTAGACCATGTTAACAACGACCAGTTATTTTTTGTGGATGATGGTAACAGCGAAGATACTCAGAATAAGAATGAGGATGCAATGGATGTGGACGAGGAAGATAACTCTTCAAGTGATGATTattctgatgatgatgaagctGCTTGGGTAGATTCGGATgatgaaagaataaaagtgCCTATCCTCACAACGAACAAAACCAAGAAATTAAGAAGCTCCTATAACGAATCTATAATTAATGGTGTTCATTATATCAATAGGTTGAGGTCTCAGTTCGAAAAAATATATCCAAGACCAAAATGGGTGGATGATGAATCCGATTCTGGaacagatgaagaagaggacgatgaagaagaaagctCTAATAATGTTATCAATGGTGATATCAATGCACTAACAAAGATCTTATCAACCACTTACAATTATAAAGACACACTATCGAACTCTAAACTGTTGCCACCCAAGAGACTTGACATTTTGCGCCTTGGAGATGCAAATGCATCACACCCGTCTCATTCGGCTATACAGTCTCTTTCATTCCATCCTTCGAAGCCTTTGTTGCTAACAGGTGGGTACGATAAGACGCTAAGAATTTATCATATTGACGGGAAAACAAATCATCTAGTGACAAGTTTACATCTAGTCGGATCTCCAATTCAAACATGTACTTTCTATGCCGCTCTATCAAACCAAAATCAACAGAATATATTCACTGCTGGTAGAAGAAGGTATATGCACTCCTGGGACTTATCTCTAGAAAACTTAACACAATCACAGACTgctaaaattgaaaaattttctagATTGTATGGACATGAATCCACTCaaagatcttttgaaaatttcaaaatggCACACTTTCAGAACGTACAAACCAATTCCGTTCATGGAATTATTCTTTTACAAGGTAATAATGGTTGGGTTAACATCTTACATGCCACTTCGGGACTGTGGTTAATGGGCTGCAAGATAGAAGGTGTGATAACTGATTTCTGTGTTGATTATCAACCTCTTTCACACAATAAGTTCAGAACTATTTTGGTCGCAGTAAATACCTACGGTGAAGTGTGGGAATTTGATCTGAACAATAACGGTAATGTCATAAGAAGATGGAAGGACCAAGGCGGTGTGGGAATAACGAAGATTCAACTCGGTGGTGGCACAACAGCTATTTCTCCAGCTCGtcaaataaacaaaataaagcaAAATAGATGGCTTGCAGTGGGTAGTGAGAGTGGGTTTGTTAATCTTTACGACAGAAACAGTACCACAACCTCGTCTGTTCCTGCACCTGTCGCCTCCTTGGACCAGCTAACGACTACCATTTCGAATCTACAATTTTCTCCTGATGGTCAAATACTGTGCATAGCATCTCGCGCAATCAAGGATGCATTGAGGCTAGTCCATTTACCCACTTGTAGCGTATTCAGTAACTGGCCCACCAGCGGTACACCCTTAGGTAAAGTTACCAGTGTCACATTTTCACCATCTGGTGAGTTACTGGCCGTAGGCAATGAACAAGGCAAAGTTAGACTCTGGAAATTAAACCACTACTGA
- the JEM1 gene encoding Jem1p (similar to Saccharomyces cerevisiae JEM1 (YJL073W); ancestral locus Anc_1.297), producing MILIAGYCLLIYSIILPALISATKSCDLDELQKLNKNLKVDTESLTKYQWIAGQLEHNCLTAELESENITDVIQLANQVYYKIGLIQMSNDQHLRAIDVFEKIIIDETYRDSFGRLAEKRLQELYMDFGMWDKVHQKNENYEKYLSLNETIRKKILSKDVSVEKDISELLRITPYDINMLSTHIDVLFHKLADEIDISLAAAIILDYETILDKHLATLSLDSRLSIHYIISVLQTFVLNSDASFNLRKCLSIDMDYDKCKRLSLTISKLNKVNPSKRQILDPELYAFERRESTYWDMIIDFYLRDEKPFIAPMKILNKDITFKNNYSFLEEIIKQLIQDVQLSRPLTTNLFDDSSKTDYTSKPKSYYHTDYLVYIDSILCQASSMSSDVKRSKLTAPFCKKILKYSLTLETWNHYQDAKSQQKRLPDTVLDDVWNSNPHLLMFMINSILRKSKSKHHSQSGRQLHDQINKFFQDNGLSESTNPYVIKNFRLLQKQLQTFKEQKHRNFNQQYFQQQQQQQQQQQQYQRQQAPPQGSSYDPKKDYYKILGVSPNANSKEIRKAYLNLTKKYHPDKIKANHNDKKESIHETMSQINEAYETLSDEDKRKEYDLSKSNPRRNTFAQGPRQNNMFKNPGNGFPFGNSFKMNFGF from the coding sequence ATGATACTGATTGCAGGATACTGTCTATTGATCTATAGTATTATTTTACCAGCATTGATATCGGCCACTAAATCATGTGATTTAGATGAGTTGCAAAAATTaaacaagaatttgaaagtaGACACTGAGTCATTGACAAAATATCAATGGATTGCAGGACAGCTGGAACACAATTGCTTGACAGCAGAACTTGAAAGCGAGAATATCACAGATGTTATTCAACTGGCTAATCAAGTATACTACAAAATCGGGCTGATCCAAATGTCCAATGACCAGCACTTGAGGGCCATTGATGTATTTGAGAAAATCATAATTGATGAAACTTACAGGGATTCTTTTGGAAGGCTAGCCGAAAAGAGACTTCAAGAGCTCTATATGGATTTCGGTATGTGGGACAAAGTGCATCAGAAGAATgaaaattatgaaaaatatttgtcTTTGAATGAAACcatcagaaaaaaaatactgtcCAAAGATGTTTCTGTGGAGAAAGATATTTCTGAGCTACTTCGCATAACACCCTACGATATTAATATGCTCTCTACGCACATTGATGTTCTTTTCCATAAATTAGCTGACGAAATTGACATTTCATTAGCTGCTGCCATCATTTTGGACTACGAAACAATCCTTGACAAGCATTTGGCCACCCTAAGTTTAGATAGTCGACTATCTATCCATTATATAATATCTGTCTTACAGACATTCGTGCTTAACTCAGATGCATCCTTCAATTTAAGAAAGTGCTTGTCTATTGATATGGACTACGATAAATGCAAAAGGTTAAGCCTGACGATTTCTAAGTTAAACAAAGTGAATCCATCCAAAAGACAGATCCTGGATCCAGAACTGTATGCATTCGAGCGCAGAGAATCCACATATTGGGACATGATTATTGATTTCTACTTGAGGGATGAAAAGCCATTTATTGCACCGATGAAAATTCTCAACAAGGATATAACGTTCAAGAACAATTACTCATTTTTAGAAGAGATTATCAAACAATTAATACAAGATGTTCAACTATCGAGACCCTTAACGACAAACTTATTTGACgattcttcaaaaacagATTATACGTCCAAACCAAAATCATACTATCATACTGATTATCTAGTATACATTGATTCTATTCTTTGTCAGGCCTCTAGTATGAGTTCAGATGTTAAAAGATCTAAATTGACTGCACcattttgtaaaaaaatactaaaGTATTCATTAACATTAGAAACATGGAACCACTATCAAGATGCGAAGTCTCAGCAGAAACGTTTACCTGACACAGTATTGGACGACGTATGGAATTCTAATCCTCATTTATTAATGTTTATGATCAATTcgattttgagaaaaagtAAGTCTAAACACCACTCCCAGTCGGGAAGGCAGTTACACGACCAGATAAAcaaattctttcaagaTAACGGCCTTTCGGAGTCAACCAATCCATATGTAATAAAGAACTTCCGATTATTACAGAAACAATTACAAACGTTTAAAGAGCAGAAGCATCGGAACTTCAACCAGCAGTattttcaacaacaacaacaacaacagcagcagcagcaacaataCCAACGACAACAAGCCCCCCCACAAGGGTCTAGTTATGACCCAAAAAAGGACTATTATAAAATTCTAGGAGTTTCACCTAATGCTAATTCAAAAGAGATAAGAAAAGCATACTTGAACctaacaaaaaaataccaTCCAGATAAGATAAAGGCAAACCATAatgacaaaaaagaatcaattCATGAAACCATGTCACAAATCAATGAGGCATACGAAACATTAAGCGATGaggataaaagaaaagaatatgatCTTTCCAAGTCTAACCCTCGCCGAAACACATTTGCTCAGGGGCCAAGACAAAATAATATGTTTAAGAACCCAGGAAATGGTTTCCCCTTTGGAAACAGCTTTaaaatgaattttggaTTCTGA
- the PSF2 gene encoding DNA replication protein PSF2 (similar to Saccharomyces cerevisiae PSF2 (YJL072C); ancestral locus Anc_1.300), whose translation MSLPAHLQQTFSSEEIQFIVENEPIKIFPRITTRQKIHRNDRGAGNYTSWQLITTDDKALNNMVAMRSTEVALWIALLLKQQSKCSIVAPQWLTTKELDKKIQYEKTHPDRFSELPWNWLVLARILFSKAKDDFHDPIHELRGKIQDLREIRQAKVLKGLKYLNESHLQLDNLSLLEINELRPFITEIMDKLREIHSASLTGGENDEEFNT comes from the coding sequence atgTCATTACCAGCACATTTGCAGCAGACTTTCTCATCAGAAGAGATACAATTTATTGTGGAAAATGAACCGATAAAGATTTTTCCCAGAATAACAACACGCCAAAAAATTCATAGGAATGATAGAGGAGCAGGAAACTATACCAGCTGGCAACTGATTACTACGGATGATAAAGCTTTAAATAATATGGTAGCTATGCGTTCCACAGAAGTAGCTCTTTGGATCGCCCTTCTATTGAAGCAGCAATCCAAGTGTAGTATCGTAGCACCACAGTGGTTAACAACGAAAGAGCtcgataaaaaaatacagtACGAGAAAACTCATCCTGATAGGTTTAGTGAACTGCCGTGGAATTGGCTTGTTTTGGCGCGTATACTTTTCAGTAAAGCCAAGGATGATTTTCATGATCCCATTCACGAATTACGCGGTAAAATACAAGATTTAAGGGAAATAAGGCAGGCTAAAGTGTTGAAAGGTCTTAAATATCTGAATGAGTCTCATTTACAATTGGATAATCTGAGCCTTCTAGAAATCAATGAGCTGAGGCCGTTCATTACTGAAATCATGGACAAACTTCGAGAAATTCACTCCGCATCTCTTACCGGTGGTGAAAacgatgaagaattcaATACTTAG
- the ARG2 gene encoding acetyl-CoA:L-glutamate N-acetyltransferase (similar to Saccharomyces cerevisiae ARG2 (YJL071W); ancestral locus Anc_1.301): MEISQEISYKKNSFSHHCSSSRVIKRSFDKIVKVHKFKDRVVNRKDLSNTFVMWKNIFTQGFKYNQPNASSKNLILSVLNTTATKREAKDYLSKYTKGNGQHNYCLFFIRDLHEVGPAILSQFSSVVKRLGMLGLRPMFVIPPSLSHVNIQAELLDNIVTGAGLRPLHLKEGLTKSRTGLYHSTFSQQSRFFDMANSNFIPIIKPYVYNEETASEFMTKDVVKFMNYLCQGDIPHIDKFFILNKTGGIPSGERNDNAHVFINLSQELKHLYSSLSYNISTLSKREPRSQNLLDRMEVLVKKDEISSLEYEYHDHLEDLLLMDTVLSNLAPTATGLITTTNAAALSSDRKNPLVYNLLTDRSLISSSLPRFKKYGNEMESSNNSFDDHTWYELPPQPGNGTASHSDAVLVTTVLKKGVHIKTYDYKTLTQFNSVGLPKEFYVPEAETKPSANIPKLDINKFKSIIDQSFKRSLDLHDYLNRINGRIATIIVIGDYEGIAILTYEGSENNPFVYLDKFAVLPHLKGSLGISDIIFNLMFKKFPNEILWRSRKDNVVNKWYFQRSVAVLDLSVDLDPEHNDKQQSQFKLFYYGNPQYAKKALRDKTRLREVMKSVRDIKPSWHK, from the coding sequence ATGGAAATATctcaagaaatttcatacaagaaaaatagcTTTAGTCATCACTGCTCTTCGAGTAGAGTCATAAAGAGAAGTTTCGACAAAATTGTAAAAGTACACAAATTCAAGGATAGGGTTGTCAATCGAAAGGATCTCTCGAATACTTTTGTCATGTGGAAGAACATATTTACGCAAGGATTCAAGTATAATCAACCCAATGcatcttcaaaaaacttgatCCTGTCCGTTCTAAATACGACAGCTACCAAAAGAGAGGCTAAAGATTATCTCTCAAAATACACCAAGGGGAATGGTCAGCATAATTACTGCTTGTTTTTCATTAGGGACTTGCATGAAGTGGGGCCTGCGATTTTGTCTCAGTTTTCAAGTGTCGTAAAGAGACTAGGAATGCTAGGTTTACGGCCCATGTTTGTAATtccaccatcactatctCATGTAAATATACAGGCTGAGTTACttgataatattgttaCAGGTGCTGGTTTGAGACCGCTCCATCTTAAGGAAGGTCTAACTAAATCTCGTACTGGGTTATATCATTCCACTTTCTCACAACAGAGCCGGTTCTTCGATATGGCAAACTCAAATTTTATACCAATTATCAAACCTTACGTGTATAATGAAGAGACTGCGTCGGAATTTATGACAAAAGATGTCGTGAAGTTCATGAATTACCTATGTCAGGGTGATATTCCGCACATTGATAAATTCTTTATTCTAAATAAAACCGGCGGTATACCCTCAGgggaaagaaatgataaCGCTCATGTATTCATAAATCTTTCTCAAGAACTCAAGCACTTGTATTCGTCGCTGTCTTATAATATTAGCACCCTGAGTAAACGAGAACCACGCTCACAAAACTTGTTAGACAGGATGGAAGTGCTTGTTAAAAAAGACGAAATATCTTCTCTAGAATATGAGTATCATGATCATCTAGAAGACCTATTACTGATGGATACAGTTTTATCAAATCTAGCGCCTACAGCAACAGGATTAATCACAACCACCAATGCCGCTGCATTATCTTCAGACAGGAAAAATCCGTTAGTATATAATCTACTAACAGACCGGtcattaatttcttcttctctacCGAGgtttaaaaaatatggGAACGAGATGGAATCATCAAATAATTCCTTCGATGATCATACATGGTATGAGCTGCCACCCCAACCTGGAAACGGAACTGCTTCCCATTCAGATGCTGTCTTAGTAACAACTGTCCTTAAAAAAGGTGTACATATAAAAACTTATGATTATAAGACTTTGACTCAATTCAACTCAGTTGGCCTTCCAAAGGAGTTTTACGTGCCAGAAGCGGAGACAAAACCCTCTGCCAATATCCCAAAGTTGGATATcaataaattcaaatctaTCATTGACCAAAGCTTCAAAAGATCTCTAGATTTGCATGACTATTTAAATAGGATTAATGGACGAATAGCTACAATCATTGTCATAGGTGATTATGAAGGTATTGCGATTTTAACGTACGAAGGCTCTGAAAATAACCCATTTGTTTATCTGGACAAGTTTGCTGTTCTCCCACATTTGAAAGGCTCTTTGGGTATTTCTGATATAATCTTCAATTTGATGTTTAAAAAGTTTCCCAATGAGATTCTTTGGAGAAGCAGGAAAGACAATGTTGTGAATAAGTGGTACTTCCAACGTAGTGTTGCTGTACTAGATTTGTCGGTTGACTTGGATCCTGAACACAATGATAAACAGCAAAGCCAATTTAAGTTATTCTATTACGGCAACCCCCAATACGCTAAGAAGGCTCTACGCGATAAGACACGTTTAAGAGAAGTCATGAAATCTGTCAGAGACATTAAGCCGAGTTGGcataaataa
- the SMKI10G1380 gene encoding metallo-dependent hydrolase superfamily protein (similar to Saccharomyces cerevisiae YBR284W and YJL070C; ancestral locus Anc_1.302) codes for MQAVERRPSLLFDEYQNSITKPNETKNKEVKILSENHSNAPSLALKQKEISVDDMDMISLPTAFDRQMVLGSPMFFDPEDEENKIDPVPSVPHHYGNSENGDFCSSHSLSTDEDTKNLFVSPFELVSQMRKRYITASKQDGISNIKNDVQNWFLYPKPLPKFWKFEDDKRFQYLSDSDFNEDGVAAGTGADTPHHHGYYYPSYFTDHYYYTSSNSKGKDKVKVPYTGEYFDLDHYRKQYVFHLNKQKDTQNPYLFNSGEEKQQEEEYLTDVPTFQEFRDDFAYIIELIQSHKFNEISRKRLSYLLNKFELFQYLNSKKEILANKNVPYRDFYNSRKVDIDLSLSGCISQRQLSEYIWEKINLEPDRIVYQDPRSSRRLTLRDIFQYGCSSTDQPIAIGLKLIDDEFLDWYKNVYLIDYHLTPNKVANLEGKEMRFYLLAKVFLEFDNLIEGEYLAEIFIKYVIHILEKSKYQLAQVSVNFQFYSKGEDWYSIFSQWLLRWKLVSYNIRWNIQIIRVFPKLFKENVVSNFQEFLDLIFNPLFALEKKEMLGSSVDSSTIGLQFFLSNVCSMDLVIKESDEYYWKEFTDMNCKPKFWVAQGDNPTVAHYMYYIYRNLSKVNFLRSQNLQNTISLRNYCSPLSSRTSQFGVDLYFTDQVESLVCNLLLCNGGLLQVEPLWDTASMIQYLFYLFQIPILAAPLSSVSLLNSQKSSSLKNKNVPLEHDYLKDQATTKINPSRDITVGEQRSYETNPFMKMFKMGLKISLSSKSILYNSSYTLEPLIEEYSVAASIYLLNPTDLCELSRTSILSSGYEGWYKAHWIGVGTKKTPFFKENVGGIDNWYDTADDTSIKHNVPMIRRRYRKDTFDQEWNFIRDHFGVINSIW; via the coding sequence ATGCAGGCGGTAGAGAGAAGACCCTCGTTACTCTTTGATGAATATCAGAATTCAATCACTAAGCCCAATGAgactaaaaataaagaagtcAAGATCTTGTCAGAGAATCACAGTAATGCTCCCTCGTTAGCTTTGAAACAGAAGGAAATATCCGTCGACGATATGGATATGATCTCTTTGCCTACGGCCTTTGACAGGCAAATGGTTTTAGGTTCGCCCATGTTTTTCGATCCTGAGGATGAAGAGAACAAGATTGATCCAGTTCCTTCAGTTCCTCATCATTATGGAAATAGTGAGAATGGTGACTTTTGTTCATCACATAGCCTCTCAACAGATGAGGACACTAAGAACTTATTCGTTAGTCCGTTTGAACTGGTTTCTcaaatgagaaaaagataCATTACTGCTTCCAAACAAGATGGAATCTCGAACATTAAGAATGATGTTCAAAATTGGTTTCTATATCCAAAACCACTGCCTaagttttggaaatttGAAGACGACAAAAGATTCCAATATCTCTCTGATTCTGATTTTAATGAAGATGGTGTGGCTGCCGGAACGGGGGCCGATACACCGCATCATCATGGTTACTATTACCCAAGTTACTTCACAGATCACTACTACTACACGAGCTCTAACTCGAAAGGAAAAGATAAGGTTAAAGTACCATATACTGGCGAGTATTTTGATTTAGATCATTACAGAAAGCAATATGTTTTCCATTTGAACAAGCAAAAAGATACGCAAAATCCATATTTGTTCAATTCTGGTGAGGAAAAGCAACAAGAGGAAGAGTATTTAACAGATGTTCCTACATTTCAAGAGTTTAGGGATGATTTTGCATACATCATAGAATTAATTCAATCTCACaaattcaatgaaatcTCACGAAAACGACTATCTTATTTATTAAACAAATTCGAACTATTTCAGTACTTGAattccaaaaaagaaattctgGCCAACAAAAATGTTCCATACAGGGACTTTTATAATTCTCGTAAGGTAGATATAGATTTATCTTTAAGTGGTTGTATTTCTCAACGTCAACTAAGTGAATATATCTGGGAGAAAATAAACTTGGAACCTGACAGAATAGTTTATCAAGACCCGAGATCATCAAGAAGGCTCACGCTGAGGGATATCTTTCAGTATGGTTGTTCTTCCACTGACCAACCTATCGCGATAGGGTTGAAGTTGATAGATGATGAATTCTTGGATTGGTATAAAAATGTCTATCTAATAGATTATCACTTAACTCCTAATAAAGTGGCAAACCTGGAAGGTAAAGAAATGAGATTTTATCTGCTAGCTAAGgtatttcttgaatttgataatttgaTCGAAGGTGAGTACCTAGCAGAGATTTTCATAAAATACGTTATTCATATTctagaaaaatcaaaataccAATTGGCCCAAGTATCTGttaattttcaattttattcCAAGGGTGAAGATTGGTACAGTATATTTTCGCAATGGTTGCTGCGATGGAAGTTAGTATCATATAATATTCGCTGGAATATACAAATTATCAGAGTTTTTCCCAAGTTATTCAAGGAAAATGTCgtttcaaattttcaagaatttttggaTCTTATTTTTAATCCTTTGTTCGCtttagaaaagaaggagATGCTTGGTTCATCGGTGGATTCAAGTACCATCGGTTtgcagttttttttatcgAATGTTTGTTCCATGGACTTGGTCATTAAAGAGTCAGATGAATATTACTGGAAGGAATTTACGGATATGAATTGTAAGCCAAAGTTTTGGGTCGCGCAAGGTGATAATCCAACTGTTGCGCATTACATGTATTATATTTACAGAAATCTATCGAAAGTAAATTTTCTTCGGTCacaaaatcttcaaaatacGATCTCTTTGAGAAATTATTGTTCCCCATTATCTAGTAGAACTTCCCAGTTTGGGGTGGACTTGTATTTTACAGATCAAGTTGAATCGTTAGTGTGCAACTTATTACTCTGTAATGGTGGTTTGTTACAGGTAGAACCGCTTTGGGATACTGCATCAATGATTCAATATCTCTTTTACCTTTTCCAAATCCCAATCCTAGCAGCTCCATTATCTTCTGTTTCGTTGTTAAACTCGCAAAAATCGTCCTCCTTAAAGAATAAGAACGTACCTCTAGAACATGATTACTTGAAAGACCAGGCAACAACCAAAATCAATCCTTCTAGAGACATTACTGTTGGCGAACAAAGGTcatatgaaacaaatcCCTTTATGaaaatgttcaaaatgggattgaaaatttcattatcatccaAATCGATTCTTTATAATAGCTCATACACTTTAGAACCTTTAATTGAAGAATACAGCGTTGCAGCTAGTATTTACTTGCTAAACCCTACAGATTTATGCGAGTTATCAAGAACAAGTATACTATCCAGCGGATATGAAGGTTGGTACAAAGCCCATTGGATTGGTGTTGGGACTAAAAAAACTCCCTTTTTTAAGGAGAACGTCGGCGGAATAGATAACTGGTACGATACAGCAGATGACACTTCAATAAAGCACAACGTTCCGATGATTAGACGCAGATACAGAAAAGATACGTTCGATCAAGAGTGGAACTTCATTCGGGATCACTTTGGAGTAATTAATTCAATATGGTAA
- the SMKI10G1400 gene encoding S-formylglutathione hydrolase (similar to Saccharomyces cerevisiae YJL068C; ancestral locus Anc_1.308) produces MKVVKEVFVCGGKLIKLSHKSISTKTSMNVNVYLPKQYYSQDLPRKERIPTVVFLSGLTCTPDNASEKAFWQFQADKYGFAMVFPDTSPRGDEVASDPEGSWDFGHGAGFYVNATQEPYAQHYMMYDYIHKELPQTLDSHFNKDGVAKLDFQDNVAITGHSMGGFGALSGYLRGYSEKRYKSCSAFAPIVNPSKVPWGQKAFKGYLGDERAQWQAYDPCSLIKNVRRTGDDKILIHIGDADPFLEEHLKPELLLEAVKSTSWQGHVQVKKVHGFDHSYYFISTFVPEHAEFHAKNLGLI; encoded by the coding sequence ATGAAGGTTGTTAAGGAAGTCTTTGTCTGCGGTGGCAAATTAATCAAGTTGTCACACAAGTCAATCTCTACCAAGACTAGTATGAATGTCAATGTCTATCTACCCAAGCAGTACTACTCTCAGGATTtgccaagaaaagaacGTATCCCTACTGTGGTTTTTCTTTCCGGGTTGACGTGTACGCCAGACAACGCCTCTGAGAAGGCCTTTTGGCAATTCCAAGCTGATAAATACGGATTCGCTATGGTTTTCCCAGATACGTCCCCACGTGGTGACGAGGTGGCCAGTGATCCTGAGGGCTCGTGGGATTTTGGACATGGTGCAGGGTTTTATGTTAATGCCACTCAAGAACCGTATGCCCAGCACTACATGATGTATGACTATATTCATAAAGAGCTGCCACAAACATTAGATTCGCATTTTAACAAGGATGGCGTCGCAAAGTTAGACTTCCAAGATAATGTTGCCATTACAGGGCATTCTATGGGCGGGTTTGGTGCCCTCAGTGGGTATTTGAGGGGTTATTCTGAAAAGAGGTACAAATCTTGTTCTGCTTTCGCACCTATCGTGAATCCTTCAAAAGTTCCCTGGGGTCAAAAGGCGTTTAAAGGTTATTTAGGAGACGAAAGGGCACAGTGGCAAGCTTACGACCCGTGTTCACTAATCAAGAATGTAAGACGTACGGGCGACGACAAGATTTTGATCCATATAGGGGACGCAGATCCCTTTTTGGAAGAGCACTTAAAACCAGAATTGCTTCTTGAAGCTGTGAAATCCACTTCATGGCAAGGCCATGTGCAAGTTAAAAAAGTGCACGGTTTCGATCATTCATACTACTTTATCAGCACTTTTGTTCCTGAGCATGCTGAATTTCATGCCAAAAACCTGGGCTTGATTTGA